In Gemmatimonadota bacterium, one DNA window encodes the following:
- a CDS encoding phytanoyl-CoA dioxygenase family protein, with protein sequence MTPEQKYFFDLTGYLHLEGVVTGDALAQAQAAADRYMQVSDEDLPPGFHVNRLRNHFIWHLYGFAFDRVLEALTQHPKVWPIVKALMNDRPRLTSGNLMVNNHTHEFHPLHSARESPSKGPEAPYYLARDGKCLCDHLVVFFYLTDVYEGDGGLIILPGSHKSAFDRPEGFFYPGSRTPEGGYNPDYVSYDVPPGVLNVLPKAGDVVMISEMVTHGALSWKPRDRDRRFLTLRYMPQFVMPLNEFPDEIVERLLPETQELIATASYSQIKEIVQTEN encoded by the coding sequence ATGACGCCAGAGCAAAAGTATTTCTTCGATTTGACGGGATATTTGCACTTAGAGGGCGTGGTGACAGGAGATGCGTTGGCACAAGCGCAAGCAGCGGCTGATCGGTATATGCAAGTGTCGGATGAGGATTTGCCGCCAGGTTTTCACGTAAATCGCTTGCGAAATCATTTTATCTGGCACCTTTACGGTTTTGCGTTTGACCGCGTACTGGAGGCTTTGACGCAACATCCCAAAGTGTGGCCGATTGTGAAAGCGCTGATGAATGATCGCCCGCGTTTGACGAGTGGCAATTTGATGGTGAATAATCACACGCACGAATTTCATCCCCTGCATTCGGCGCGGGAGAGTCCCAGCAAAGGACCTGAAGCACCGTACTATCTGGCTCGGGACGGAAAATGCCTGTGCGATCATCTGGTGGTGTTTTTTTATTTGACAGATGTGTATGAAGGCGATGGTGGTTTGATTATTTTGCCGGGTTCACACAAGAGCGCGTTTGATCGGCCAGAGGGGTTTTTTTATCCGGGCAGCCGGACGCCCGAAGGTGGGTATAATCCGGATTATGTTTCCTATGATGTTCCGCCAGGGGTATTAAACGTGCTTCCCAAAGCGGGCGATGTGGTGATGATTTCAGAGATGGTGACACACGGTGCGCTGAGTTGGAAGCCGAGGGATCGAGACCGAAGATTTTTGACACTGCGGTACATGCCGCAGTTTGTGATGCCGCTCAATGAATTTCCCGATGAAATTGTCGAGCGATTGTTGCCCGAGACACAGGAGCTAATTGCGACAGCATCCTATTCGCAGATTAAGGAAATCGTGCAAACTGAAAATTAA